The DNA segment TCTGGATAATTCCGACACCTGAGGTGGTCTGATCCAATTATCCATCAACAGTTCGGTCTGTTCGAAAATAGCATGCGGCGTGTCAAATGCGGCAATTCTGCCATTTCTTATCACGCAAATTTTATCTGCGTACTCAGCGATTTCTTCGCTCTTGTGCGTCGCCATGACGATGGTCATGGAATGCATATCACCGATTTTATAGATCACATCGAATACTTCGCGCGTTCCAACCGGATCCAGTTGAGACGTCGGTTCATCCAGCACCAGTATTTCCGGCTGCATAACGAGCGCTGTGGCAATAATCAGTCTTTGTTTCTGTCCGCCCGAAAGAGCCAGGGGTGAATCTTTGGCACGGTGCCAGAGACCCACAATGTTAAGCGCCCACTCAATACGTTCCTTTATTTCAGCCGCAGGGATTTGCAGGTTCTCCGGACCAAAGGCTGTTTCTTCCTCAATGCTGTGGGTGAAGATCTGTGTCTCCGGATCTTCCAGTACCACACCGACATGGCGCGACAGTTCCGCAACTGTCATTTCCTGTGTATCCAAGCCGGCCACTGTCACTTTTCCTCGCAGTGTTCCTGAGAGCGAATGCGGGATAATCCCGTTAATGCACTGGCAGAGCGTGGACTTACCTGAACCGTT comes from the Candidatus Hydrogenedentota bacterium genome and includes:
- a CDS encoding ABC transporter ATP-binding protein, whose amino-acid sequence is MVKDMICFDDVSYCYSRTKRWVLRKINLSIKKGEFIAVMGANGSGKSTLCQCINGIIPHSLSGTLRGKVTVAGLDTQEMTVAELSRHVGVVLEDPETQIFTHSIEEETAFGPENLQIPAAEIKERIEWALNIVGLWHRAKDSPLALSGGQKQRLIIATALVMQPEILVLDEPTSQLDPVGTREVFDVIYKIGDMHSMTIVMATHKSEEIAEYADKICVIRNGRIAAFDTPHAIFEQTELLMDNWIRPPQVSELSRRMREKGLPMSLHPIMLDEAEQAIYQ